A genomic segment from Streptomyces sp. TLI_235 encodes:
- a CDS encoding amino acid/amide ABC transporter substrate-binding protein (HAAT family), with protein sequence MRNRSMLVVSIAVVGALTLSACGSRGEKSGSGDAGGTTVTIGVDAPLTGPLSALGLGIQHSVELAAKIANDNKEVPGVTFKVKALDDKKSPQEGQQNATALVADKSVLGVVGPLNSGVAQSMQQVFESASLVEVSPANTNPALTQGEKFETEKKRTFKTYFRTATTDAIQGPFAAQYAYTDLGKKTAYLIDDKKTYGVGLVGAFQKEFTKLGGTIKGQDHIDENNLDFSAVVTKAKAAGADVIYYGGEYPQSGPLSDQLKKAGVTAPVFGGDGMYDPEYINKANKNANGDLATSVGAPVESLDSAKKFVADYKTAGYSDPYAAYGGYSYDAAWSIVQAVKAVVADNGGKVPSDARAKVVTAMSKVSFDGVTGKVGFDEYGDAVNKQLTVYTVKDGAWSVAKSGTYAG encoded by the coding sequence GTGCGTAACCGTTCAATGCTTGTCGTGAGCATCGCCGTCGTCGGAGCGCTCACCCTGTCCGCCTGCGGCTCCCGCGGTGAGAAGTCCGGCAGCGGCGACGCGGGTGGGACCACGGTCACCATCGGCGTCGACGCGCCGCTGACCGGCCCGCTCTCCGCGCTCGGCCTCGGCATCCAGCACTCCGTCGAGCTGGCTGCCAAGATCGCCAACGACAACAAGGAAGTTCCCGGCGTCACCTTCAAGGTCAAGGCCCTGGACGACAAGAAGTCGCCCCAGGAAGGCCAGCAGAACGCCACCGCCCTGGTCGCCGACAAGAGCGTCCTCGGTGTCGTCGGCCCGCTGAACTCCGGCGTCGCCCAGTCGATGCAGCAGGTCTTCGAGTCGGCCAGCCTCGTCGAGGTCTCGCCGGCCAACACGAACCCCGCCCTCACCCAGGGCGAGAAGTTCGAGACCGAGAAGAAGCGCACCTTCAAGACGTACTTCCGCACCGCGACCACGGACGCCATCCAGGGCCCGTTCGCCGCGCAGTACGCCTACACCGACCTCGGCAAGAAGACCGCCTACCTGATCGACGACAAGAAGACCTACGGCGTGGGTCTGGTCGGCGCCTTCCAGAAGGAGTTCACCAAGCTCGGCGGCACCATCAAGGGCCAGGACCACATCGACGAGAACAACCTGGACTTCTCGGCCGTGGTCACCAAGGCCAAGGCCGCCGGCGCCGACGTGATCTACTACGGTGGCGAGTACCCGCAGTCCGGCCCGCTCTCCGACCAGCTCAAGAAGGCCGGCGTCACCGCCCCCGTCTTCGGCGGCGACGGCATGTACGACCCGGAGTACATCAACAAGGCCAACAAGAACGCCAACGGCGACCTCGCGACCTCCGTCGGCGCCCCGGTCGAGTCCCTCGACTCCGCCAAGAAGTTCGTCGCCGACTACAAGACGGCCGGCTACTCCGACCCGTACGCGGCCTACGGCGGCTACTCCTACGACGCCGCCTGGTCGATCGTCCAGGCCGTCAAGGCCGTCGTCGCCGACAACGGCGGCAAGGTGCCGTCCGACGCCCGTGCCAAGGTCGTCACCGCGATGAGCAAGGTCAGCTTCGACGGTGTCACCGGCAAGGTCGGCTTCGACGAGTACGGCGACGCCGTCAACAAGCAGCTGACCGTCTACACCGTCAAGGACGGCGCCTGGTCGGTCGCCAAGTCCGGCACCTACGCCGGCTGA
- a CDS encoding branched-chain amino acid transport system permease protein: MHELPQQLANGLILGSLYGLIAIGYTMVYGIVQLINFAHGEIFMTGGFGALTTYLVLPPGTGLWLALPLMLLGGVLISVIVAVAAERFAYRPLRGAPKLAPLITAIGLSLALQQVVEQFYPGAKSGRSFPQLPGGPYHIGSVTLQPADIFLFVAAPLCMGALAAFVGKTRTGRGMQATAQDPDTAKLMGINTDRIIVIAFALGAAFAAVAAVGWGLRYGQVSPTMGFLAGLKAFTAAVLGGIGNIYGAMLGGLVLGVAEALATAYIQEIPGMNQLGGGSWANVWAFVLLIVVLLVRPQGLLGERVADRA, translated from the coding sequence GTGCATGAACTGCCGCAGCAGCTGGCCAACGGCCTGATCCTCGGCTCCCTCTACGGGCTGATCGCGATCGGCTACACAATGGTCTACGGCATTGTCCAGCTCATCAACTTCGCCCACGGCGAGATCTTCATGACCGGTGGGTTCGGAGCCCTCACCACATACTTGGTCCTTCCCCCCGGCACCGGACTCTGGCTCGCCCTGCCGCTCATGCTCCTCGGTGGCGTGCTCATCTCCGTCATCGTCGCCGTGGCCGCCGAGCGCTTCGCCTACCGCCCGCTGCGCGGCGCCCCGAAGCTCGCTCCGCTCATCACCGCGATCGGCCTCTCCCTGGCGCTCCAGCAGGTCGTCGAGCAGTTCTACCCCGGCGCCAAGTCCGGCCGCAGCTTCCCGCAGCTGCCCGGCGGCCCGTACCACATCGGCAGCGTCACCCTGCAGCCCGCCGACATCTTCCTCTTCGTCGCCGCCCCGCTCTGCATGGGCGCACTCGCCGCCTTCGTCGGCAAGACCCGCACCGGCCGCGGCATGCAGGCCACCGCGCAGGACCCCGACACGGCCAAGCTGATGGGCATCAACACCGACCGCATCATCGTGATCGCGTTCGCCCTCGGCGCCGCCTTCGCCGCGGTCGCCGCCGTCGGCTGGGGCCTGCGCTACGGCCAGGTCTCCCCCACCATGGGCTTCCTCGCCGGCCTGAAGGCCTTCACCGCGGCCGTCCTCGGCGGCATCGGCAACATCTACGGCGCCATGCTCGGCGGCCTCGTCCTCGGCGTCGCGGAGGCCCTCGCCACCGCGTACATCCAGGAGATCCCCGGCATGAACCAGCTCGGCGGCGGCTCCTGGGCCAACGTCTGGGCCTTCGTCCTCCTGATCGTCGTGCTTCTCGTGCGGCCACAAGGCCTACTCGGCGAACGCGTCGCGGACCGAGCCTGA
- a CDS encoding branched-chain amino acid transport system permease protein produces MTTIKSPALPLPLPAAKALVLAGGLATAASTFIHWTWTSEFPGDLTVDGYPGGLQILTLAAGLIIALFSLPLYGVKGTRWLTPAGPNAPLLVLGAAAAATTWFTLIAIGTELGGLANLEPGGWIAGVASLLPLIGALGLPQTGPTVGLPSSGGVLAIARHYLGSFARLVGPNPDLAPVKPLNRWVETLVIIAVAALGLTVFTYGIVTEYGELFIGFLILTALCTWALMRAGLVSRLTALTARHRGTTTAAAFAAAAAFPFTQSDDHFASVGVNILIFATVALGLNVVVGLAGLLDLGYVAFLGVGAYAAALVSGSTSSPVGLHLPFWGAALVGMGAALVFGVVIGAPTLRLRGDYLAIVTLGFGEIFRIAVNSLDGVSGPKVTNGPNGIRNIPDLDILGFDFGQAHTFGSFTLGRFANYFLLMLLVTAFVVTVFSRANDSRIGRAWVAIREDETAAQAMGINGFKLKLLAFALGAALAGLAGTVMAHVSYSVVPDPYQFAGAVPPNSAFLVAAVVLGGMGTIAGPLLGATLLYLIPEKLVFLKEYQLLVFGIALVLLMRLRPEGLIANRRAQLEFHDKDTDDAAPAETDDAPASTDPGSTAGLTTAGA; encoded by the coding sequence ATGACCACCATCAAGAGCCCCGCCCTCCCGCTGCCGCTCCCGGCCGCCAAGGCGCTCGTCCTCGCCGGCGGCCTCGCCACCGCCGCCTCCACGTTCATCCACTGGACCTGGACCTCGGAGTTCCCCGGCGACCTCACGGTCGACGGCTACCCCGGCGGCCTGCAGATCCTCACCCTCGCCGCCGGCCTGATCATCGCCCTCTTCTCGCTGCCGCTGTACGGCGTGAAGGGCACCCGCTGGCTGACCCCCGCCGGCCCCAACGCGCCGCTGCTCGTCCTCGGCGCGGCCGCCGCGGCCACCACCTGGTTCACCCTGATCGCGATCGGCACCGAACTCGGCGGCCTCGCCAACCTGGAGCCCGGCGGCTGGATCGCCGGCGTCGCCTCGCTCCTCCCGCTGATCGGCGCCCTCGGCCTGCCGCAGACCGGCCCCACCGTCGGACTCCCCTCCTCCGGCGGCGTTCTCGCCATCGCGCGGCACTACCTCGGCTCCTTCGCCCGCCTCGTCGGCCCCAACCCCGACCTGGCCCCCGTGAAGCCGCTCAACCGCTGGGTCGAGACGCTGGTCATCATCGCGGTCGCCGCCCTCGGCCTGACGGTCTTCACGTACGGCATCGTCACCGAGTACGGCGAGCTGTTCATCGGCTTCCTCATCCTCACCGCGCTCTGCACCTGGGCCCTGATGCGAGCCGGCCTCGTCTCCCGGCTCACCGCGCTCACCGCCCGCCACCGCGGCACCACCACCGCAGCCGCGTTCGCCGCGGCCGCCGCCTTCCCCTTCACCCAGAGCGACGACCACTTCGCCTCGGTCGGCGTCAACATCCTGATCTTCGCCACCGTCGCCCTCGGCCTGAACGTCGTCGTCGGCCTCGCCGGCCTCCTCGACCTCGGCTACGTCGCCTTCCTCGGTGTCGGCGCCTACGCCGCCGCCCTGGTCTCCGGCTCCACCAGCTCCCCCGTCGGCCTGCACCTGCCCTTCTGGGGCGCCGCACTGGTCGGCATGGGCGCGGCCCTGGTCTTCGGCGTCGTCATCGGCGCCCCCACCCTGCGGCTGCGCGGCGACTACCTCGCCATCGTGACCCTCGGCTTCGGAGAGATCTTCCGCATCGCCGTCAACAGCCTCGACGGCGTCTCCGGCCCCAAGGTCACCAACGGCCCCAACGGCATCCGCAACATTCCGGACCTCGACATCCTCGGATTCGACTTCGGCCAGGCCCACACCTTCGGGTCCTTCACCCTCGGGCGCTTCGCCAACTACTTCCTGCTGATGCTGCTCGTCACCGCGTTCGTCGTGACGGTCTTCAGCCGGGCCAACGACTCCCGCATCGGCCGGGCCTGGGTCGCCATCCGTGAGGACGAGACCGCCGCGCAGGCCATGGGCATCAACGGCTTCAAGCTCAAGCTCCTCGCCTTCGCCCTCGGCGCCGCGCTCGCCGGCCTCGCCGGCACCGTCATGGCCCACGTCAGCTACAGCGTCGTCCCCGACCCGTACCAGTTCGCCGGAGCCGTCCCGCCCAACAGCGCCTTCCTGGTCGCAGCCGTCGTCCTCGGCGGCATGGGCACCATCGCCGGCCCGCTGCTCGGTGCCACCCTGCTCTACCTCATCCCGGAGAAGCTCGTCTTCCTGAAGGAGTACCAGCTCCTCGTCTTCGGCATCGCGCTCGTCCTCCTGATGCGCCTGCGCCCCGAGGGCCTCATCGCCAACCGCCGCGCCCAGCTCGAGTTCCACGACAAGGACACCGACGACGCGGCCCCGGCGGAGACCGACGACGCACCCGCCAGCACCGACCCCGGCAGCACCGCCGGCCTCACCACCGCAGGGGCGTGA
- a CDS encoding branched-chain amino acid transport system ATP-binding protein, with protein MTTQTVPAPRPEGTAAATPLLEASGVVMRFGGLTAVNNVDLTVNKGEIVGLIGPNGAGKTTFFNCLTGLYVPTEGTVRYQGTVLPPKPHLVTSAGIARTFQNIRLFANMTVLENVLVGRHTRTKEGLISALLRGPGYKKAEAEGREKAMELLEFIGLDHKADHLSRNLPYGEQRKLEIARAMASEPGLLLLDEPTAGMNPQETRAAEELVFAIRDKGISILVIEHDMRFIFNLCDRTAVLVQGQKIVEGDKETVQNDERVITAYLGAPLEGATDTAASTEADQ; from the coding sequence ATGACCACCCAGACCGTCCCGGCCCCCCGCCCCGAGGGCACCGCGGCCGCCACCCCCCTGCTCGAAGCCAGCGGCGTCGTCATGCGCTTCGGCGGCCTCACCGCCGTCAACAACGTCGACCTCACCGTCAACAAGGGCGAGATCGTCGGCCTGATCGGCCCGAACGGCGCCGGCAAGACGACCTTCTTCAACTGCCTCACCGGCCTGTACGTCCCCACCGAGGGCACCGTCCGGTACCAGGGCACCGTCCTGCCGCCCAAGCCCCACCTCGTCACCTCCGCCGGCATCGCCCGGACCTTCCAGAACATCCGGCTCTTCGCCAACATGACCGTTCTGGAGAACGTCCTCGTCGGCCGCCACACCCGCACCAAGGAAGGCCTCATCTCCGCCCTCCTCCGCGGCCCCGGCTACAAGAAGGCCGAGGCGGAGGGCCGCGAGAAGGCCATGGAACTCCTCGAGTTCATCGGCCTCGACCACAAGGCCGACCACCTCTCGCGCAACCTCCCCTACGGCGAGCAGCGCAAGCTCGAGATCGCCCGTGCCATGGCCAGCGAGCCCGGCCTGCTGCTGCTCGACGAGCCCACCGCGGGCATGAACCCGCAGGAGACCCGCGCCGCCGAGGAACTCGTCTTCGCCATCCGCGACAAGGGCATCTCCATCCTCGTCATCGAGCACGACATGCGGTTCATCTTCAACCTGTGCGACCGCACCGCCGTCCTCGTCCAGGGCCAGAAGATCGTCGAGGGCGACAAGGAGACCGTCCAGAACGACGAGCGCGTCATCACCGCCTACCTCGGCGCGCCCCTCGAGGGCGCCACCGACACGGCAGCAAGCACGGAGGCAGACCAGTGA
- a CDS encoding amino acid/amide ABC transporter ATP-binding protein 2 (HAAT family) translates to MTALLEVEDLRVAYGKIEAVKGISFTVKQGEVTTLIGTNGAGKTTTLRTLSGLLKPTQGKITFDGQALSTVPAHKIVSLGLAHSPEGRHIFPRMSIEENLLLGAFLRKDSTGITEDVERAYTLFPILGERRKQAAGTLSGGEQQMLAMGRALMSRPKLLMLDEPSMGLSPLMMQKIMATIVELKASGTTILLVEQNAQAALSLSDRGYVMETGRIVLTGTGADLLHDESVRKAYLGED, encoded by the coding sequence GTGACAGCCCTTCTCGAGGTCGAGGACCTCCGCGTCGCCTACGGCAAGATCGAAGCCGTCAAGGGGATCAGCTTCACCGTCAAGCAGGGCGAGGTCACCACGCTCATCGGCACCAACGGCGCCGGCAAGACCACCACCCTGCGCACCCTCTCCGGGCTGCTGAAGCCCACCCAGGGGAAGATCACCTTCGACGGGCAGGCGCTCTCCACGGTCCCCGCCCACAAGATCGTGTCGCTGGGCCTGGCCCACTCCCCCGAGGGCCGGCACATCTTCCCGCGCATGAGCATCGAGGAGAACCTCCTCCTCGGCGCCTTCCTGCGCAAGGACTCCACCGGCATCACCGAGGACGTCGAGCGCGCCTACACGCTCTTCCCGATCCTCGGCGAGCGCCGCAAGCAGGCCGCCGGCACCCTCTCCGGCGGCGAGCAGCAGATGCTCGCCATGGGCCGCGCCCTGATGTCCCGGCCCAAGCTGCTCATGCTGGACGAGCCCTCCATGGGCCTGTCCCCGCTCATGATGCAGAAGATCATGGCGACCATCGTCGAGCTCAAGGCCTCCGGCACCACCATCCTGCTCGTCGAGCAGAACGCCCAGGCCGCGCTCTCGCTCTCCGACCGGGGCTACGTCATGGAGACCGGCCGCATCGTGCTCACCGGCACCGGCGCCGACCTGCTCCACGACGAGTCCGTCCGCAAGGCCTACCTCGGCGAGGACTGA
- a CDS encoding response regulator receiver and ANTAR domain protein codes for MSTADEQPQPLEIDSPQITRIVIAEDEALIRLDLKEMLEEEGYTVVGEAGDGETAVNLVEELKPDLVILDVKMPVLDGLSAAERIHEQHLAPVLMLTAFSQRELVDRARDAGAMAYIVKPFSKSDLVPAIEMAVSRYTEMRTLEEEIADLSQRLETRKLVDRAKSVLQTKFGLTEPAAFRWIQKTSMDRRMTMAAVAQAVIEEGEAQDRKKADAGKDEG; via the coding sequence GTGAGCACCGCCGACGAGCAGCCCCAGCCGCTTGAGATCGATTCGCCCCAGATCACCCGCATCGTCATTGCCGAGGACGAGGCGCTGATCCGCCTGGATCTCAAGGAGATGCTGGAGGAGGAGGGATACACCGTCGTCGGTGAGGCCGGGGACGGCGAGACGGCGGTGAATCTGGTCGAGGAGCTGAAGCCGGACCTGGTGATCCTGGACGTGAAGATGCCCGTCCTGGACGGCCTGTCGGCTGCCGAGCGGATCCACGAGCAGCACCTCGCCCCGGTGCTGATGCTGACGGCGTTCTCGCAGCGCGAGCTCGTCGACCGCGCCCGCGACGCCGGTGCGATGGCGTACATCGTCAAGCCGTTCAGCAAGAGCGACCTGGTGCCGGCGATCGAGATGGCGGTCTCGCGCTACACCGAGATGCGCACGCTCGAGGAGGAGATCGCGGATCTCTCCCAGCGGCTGGAGACCCGCAAGCTGGTGGACCGTGCGAAGAGCGTGCTGCAGACGAAGTTCGGGCTGACGGAGCCGGCCGCGTTCCGCTGGATCCAGAAGACCTCGATGGACCGCCGGATGACCATGGCCGCGGTGGCGCAGGCCGTGATCGAGGAGGGCGAGGCGCAGGACCGCAAGAAGGCCGACGCGGGCAAGGACGAGGGCTGA
- a CDS encoding pyruvate kinase, with protein sequence MRRAKIVCTLGPAADSYDQIKALVEAGMDIARFNLSHGSQLEHEERYHRVRKAADEAGRSVGILVDLQGPKIRLGTFADGPVLLERGDDFTITVEDVPGTRDTCSTTYAGLASDVLAGEHILVDDGRVCLQVTAVDGPRVRTTVLEGGLVSDHKGLNLPGISVSVPALSDKDVDDLRWALRLGADLVALSFVRSGRDADDVHRIMDEEGRRVPVIAKIEKPQAVAALDSIVDAFDGLMVARGDLGVEMPLEQVPVVQKRAVKLAKRNAKPVIVATQMLDSMIHASRPTRAEASDVANAVLDGTDAVMLSGETSVGKYPVETVRTMSRIIEAAEADVLGAGLPPLTERNKPRTQGGAVARAAAEIGDFLHAKYLIAFTQSGDTARRLTRYRSPIPVLAFTYEPAVRSQLALTWGVETFLGPFVPTTDEMVAQVDAQLIGLGRCQKGDIVVITAGSPPGLAGSTNLVRVHHVGELDN encoded by the coding sequence ATGCGCCGAGCAAAAATCGTCTGCACACTCGGGCCCGCCGCCGACTCGTACGACCAGATCAAGGCCCTGGTCGAGGCCGGCATGGACATCGCCCGGTTCAACCTCAGCCACGGCTCCCAACTCGAACACGAGGAGCGCTACCACCGGGTCCGCAAGGCCGCCGACGAAGCCGGCCGCAGCGTCGGCATCCTCGTCGACCTCCAAGGCCCGAAGATCCGGCTCGGCACCTTCGCCGACGGCCCCGTACTTCTTGAACGCGGCGACGACTTCACCATCACCGTCGAGGACGTCCCCGGCACCCGCGACACCTGCAGCACCACCTACGCCGGCCTCGCCTCCGACGTCCTCGCCGGCGAGCACATCCTCGTCGACGACGGCCGGGTCTGCCTCCAGGTCACCGCCGTCGACGGCCCCCGGGTGCGCACCACCGTCCTCGAGGGCGGCCTCGTCTCCGATCACAAGGGGCTCAACCTCCCCGGCATCTCCGTCTCCGTGCCCGCGCTGAGCGACAAGGACGTCGACGACCTGCGCTGGGCACTCCGCCTCGGGGCCGACCTGGTCGCCCTCTCCTTCGTCCGCAGCGGGCGCGACGCCGACGACGTCCACCGCATCATGGACGAGGAGGGCCGCCGCGTCCCCGTCATCGCCAAGATCGAGAAGCCGCAGGCCGTCGCCGCCCTCGACTCCATCGTCGACGCCTTCGACGGCCTCATGGTCGCCCGCGGCGACCTCGGCGTCGAAATGCCCCTGGAGCAGGTGCCCGTCGTCCAGAAGCGCGCCGTCAAGCTCGCCAAGCGGAACGCCAAGCCGGTCATCGTCGCCACCCAGATGCTCGACTCGATGATCCACGCCTCCCGGCCCACCCGCGCCGAGGCCTCCGACGTCGCCAACGCCGTCCTCGACGGCACCGACGCCGTCATGCTCTCCGGCGAGACCTCCGTCGGGAAGTACCCCGTCGAGACCGTCCGCACCATGAGCCGGATCATCGAGGCCGCCGAGGCCGACGTCCTCGGCGCCGGACTCCCCCCACTCACCGAACGCAACAAGCCCCGCACCCAGGGCGGGGCCGTCGCCCGCGCCGCCGCCGAGATCGGCGACTTCCTGCACGCCAAGTACCTCATCGCCTTCACCCAGAGCGGCGACACCGCCCGCCGCCTCACCCGCTACCGCTCGCCCATCCCCGTCCTCGCCTTCACCTACGAACCCGCCGTCCGCAGCCAACTCGCCCTCACCTGGGGCGTGGAGACCTTCCTCGGCCCGTTCGTCCCCACCACCGACGAGATGGTCGCCCAGGTCGACGCCCAACTCATCGGCCTCGGCCGCTGCCAGAAGGGCGACATCGTCGTCATCACCGCCGGCTCGCCCCCCGGCCTGGCCGGCTCCACCAACCTCGTCCGCGTCCACCACGTCGGCGAACTCGACAACTGA
- a CDS encoding 2',3'-cyclic-nucleotide 2'-phosphodiesterase/3'-nucleotidase — MPLNRREFVSRSAATAAGAALAGGLPVVAAAPAAAAQGGDDALRKAPQKQSFTVMGTTDLHGRVLNWDYFTDAEYDDKAHNDVGLAKISTLVKQVREEKGCHRTLLIDSGDTIQGTQLSYYYARVEPITAKRPPRHPMAAAMNAIGYDAAALGNHEFNYGIPLLRAYEEQLDFPLLGANALYAKNERPAFEPYVIKEMHLGHGRPLRVGILGLTNPGIAIWDKANVSGKMVFPGIVEAAKKYVPRMRAAGADVVVVSSHSGADGATSYGDQLPWGENVSAQLAEEVPGLDAVLVGHAHKEIPQRLVVNKQTGKNVVLSEPLCWGQRLTCFDFEVEYAHGSWQVSSVSSRVLNSNTVPEDPAIVKLIAGQHKKVVAYVNQVIGTCKTELSIAEAPFKDVPIIDLIGRVQADTVKAALASTEYANLPVLAQAAPFNRTAVIPAGDVRLRDAAGLYIYENTLEARVLTGAQIKDYLEFSARYFAQLAPGAPVDLGTLTNAGSTPDYNYDSVYGVSYDIDIAQPAGSRIVGLSYNGAPIDPAAQFVLAVNNYRAGGGGNFPHVAAAKQVWANSEEIRNTMISWVKAKGVIDPADFGGVSWRLVRAGVPLF, encoded by the coding sequence ATGCCCCTGAACCGCCGTGAGTTCGTCTCGCGCTCGGCCGCCACCGCGGCCGGCGCCGCCCTGGCCGGCGGCCTGCCGGTCGTCGCGGCCGCCCCGGCCGCCGCGGCCCAGGGCGGGGACGACGCCCTCCGGAAGGCCCCGCAGAAGCAGAGCTTCACCGTGATGGGCACCACCGACCTGCACGGCCGGGTGCTCAACTGGGACTACTTCACCGACGCCGAGTACGACGACAAGGCGCACAACGACGTCGGCCTCGCCAAGATCTCCACCCTGGTGAAGCAGGTCCGCGAGGAGAAGGGCTGCCACCGCACCCTGCTGATCGACTCCGGCGACACCATCCAGGGCACCCAGCTCAGCTACTACTACGCCCGCGTCGAGCCGATCACCGCCAAGCGCCCGCCGCGCCACCCGATGGCCGCCGCGATGAACGCCATCGGCTACGACGCCGCCGCCCTCGGCAACCACGAGTTCAACTACGGCATCCCGCTGCTGCGCGCCTACGAGGAGCAGCTGGACTTCCCGCTGCTCGGCGCGAACGCGCTGTACGCCAAGAACGAGCGGCCGGCCTTCGAGCCGTACGTCATCAAGGAGATGCACCTCGGGCACGGCCGCCCGCTGCGGGTCGGCATCCTCGGCCTGACCAACCCGGGCATCGCGATCTGGGACAAGGCGAACGTCTCCGGGAAGATGGTCTTCCCGGGGATCGTCGAGGCGGCGAAGAAGTACGTGCCGCGGATGCGCGCGGCCGGCGCGGACGTGGTCGTGGTCTCCTCGCACTCCGGTGCGGACGGCGCGACCTCGTACGGCGACCAGCTGCCGTGGGGCGAGAACGTGTCGGCGCAGCTCGCCGAGGAGGTGCCGGGGCTCGACGCGGTGCTGGTGGGCCACGCGCACAAGGAGATCCCGCAGCGGCTGGTGGTGAACAAGCAGACCGGGAAGAACGTGGTGCTGTCCGAGCCGCTGTGCTGGGGCCAGCGGCTGACCTGCTTCGACTTCGAGGTGGAGTACGCGCACGGCTCCTGGCAGGTGTCGTCGGTGTCCTCCCGGGTGCTGAACTCCAACACGGTGCCGGAGGACCCGGCGATCGTGAAGCTGATCGCCGGCCAGCACAAGAAGGTGGTGGCCTACGTCAACCAGGTCATCGGCACCTGCAAGACCGAACTGTCCATCGCTGAGGCGCCGTTCAAGGACGTGCCGATCATCGACCTGATCGGCCGGGTGCAGGCGGACACGGTGAAGGCGGCGCTGGCGTCCACCGAGTACGCGAACCTGCCGGTGCTGGCGCAGGCGGCGCCGTTCAACCGCACCGCGGTGATCCCCGCGGGCGACGTGCGGCTGCGGGACGCGGCGGGCCTGTACATCTACGAGAACACCCTGGAGGCGCGCGTCCTCACCGGTGCGCAGATCAAGGACTACCTGGAGTTCTCCGCCCGGTACTTCGCGCAGCTGGCGCCGGGTGCGCCGGTGGACCTGGGCACGCTGACCAACGCCGGGTCCACGCCGGACTACAACTACGACTCGGTGTACGGCGTCTCGTACGACATCGACATCGCGCAGCCGGCGGGCTCGCGGATCGTCGGCCTGTCGTACAACGGCGCGCCGATCGACCCGGCGGCGCAGTTCGTGCTGGCGGTGAACAACTACCGGGCGGGCGGCGGCGGCAACTTCCCGCACGTCGCGGCGGCGAAGCAGGTGTGGGCGAACTCCGAGGAGATCCGCAACACGATGATCTCCTGGGTGAAGGCGAAGGGCGTCATCGACCCGGCCGACTTCGGCGGCGTCTCCTGGCGCCTGGTCCGCGCGGGCGTGCCGCTGTTCTAG